A genomic stretch from Arthrobacter sp. KBS0702 includes:
- the rplQ gene encoding 50S ribosomal protein L17 yields MPTPAKGPRLGGGAAHERLMLANLSAALFEHKRITTTVTKAKRLKPYAERLVTFAKRGDLASRRRVLGLISNKGIVHELFTDIAQAVENRDGGYTRITKIGNRKGDNAPMAVIELVLEPVSAKQAVVAEATSAAKRDAEKKDADKAEAAPVAETEAAETEEAPAAEVAETEAAETEEAPAAEEAAKAEKDAK; encoded by the coding sequence ATGCCTACCCCCGCTAAGGGTCCGCGCCTCGGAGGCGGAGCGGCTCACGAGCGTCTTATGCTCGCGAACCTGTCCGCCGCACTGTTCGAGCACAAGCGGATCACCACCACGGTGACCAAGGCCAAGCGCCTGAAGCCGTACGCCGAGCGCCTGGTGACCTTCGCCAAGCGCGGTGACCTCGCTTCCCGCCGTCGTGTACTCGGCCTGATCAGCAACAAGGGCATCGTCCACGAGCTGTTCACCGACATTGCACAGGCAGTGGAGAACCGCGACGGCGGCTACACCCGCATCACCAAGATCGGCAACCGCAAGGGCGACAACGCTCCCATGGCTGTCATCGAACTGGTGCTCGAGCCGGTTTCCGCCAAGCAGGCCGTGGTAGCCGAGGCTACTTCCGCTGCGAAGCGCGACGCCGAGAAGAAGGACGCCGACAAGGCTGAAGCAGCTCCGGTCGCCGAGACCGAAGCAGCTGAAACCGAAGAGGCTCCCGCGGCTGAGGTTGCAGAAACCGAAGCAGCCGAGACCGAAGAGGCTCCGGCCGCTGAGGAAGCTGCCAAGGCCGAGAAGGACGCGAAGTAA
- a CDS encoding carbohydrate ABC transporter permease — MTRQLTDRPVATARTVTPDQRRGRWSARTRRDFIVFLALALPNLALIAVFTYLPLINNIYYSTLDWTLGSANATVVGFDNYINFFTSTDAPTVLGTTAIFTVVTVGGSMVLGLLVALALNSKVRGTTFARSAVFAPYVLSGVGVGLVWLFIFDPGYGVLSWLLRGIGQQSPQWINDPQLSLVMVIIVYIWKNLGYCAVVYLAGLQSLPKDVMEAASLDGANGFRRFISMSVPLLSPTTFFLLITTMLSSLQAFDLIRIMTPLGNGTSTLIYEAYLQAFGAYNRAGYSASISVVLFAILLIITVLQLRFVERKVHYS; from the coding sequence ATGACTAGACAATTGACTGACCGTCCAGTGGCTACCGCCCGGACCGTCACACCGGACCAGCGCAGGGGACGCTGGTCCGCCCGGACCCGCAGGGACTTCATCGTGTTCTTGGCGCTGGCCCTGCCAAATCTGGCTTTGATCGCGGTGTTCACCTATCTCCCGCTGATCAACAACATCTACTATTCGACGCTGGACTGGACGCTGGGCTCTGCCAACGCCACAGTGGTCGGCTTCGACAACTACATCAACTTCTTCACCAGTACGGACGCCCCAACGGTCCTGGGGACGACGGCGATCTTTACCGTCGTCACGGTCGGCGGCTCCATGGTCCTCGGGCTGCTGGTGGCCCTCGCACTGAACTCCAAGGTCCGGGGCACCACCTTCGCACGGTCCGCCGTCTTCGCCCCCTACGTGCTCAGCGGGGTCGGCGTCGGCCTCGTCTGGCTGTTCATCTTCGACCCGGGCTACGGGGTGCTGTCCTGGCTGCTGCGAGGGATCGGCCAGCAGAGCCCGCAGTGGATCAACGACCCGCAGCTGTCCCTGGTCATGGTGATCATCGTTTACATCTGGAAGAACCTCGGGTACTGCGCCGTGGTCTACCTCGCGGGCCTCCAGTCGCTCCCGAAGGACGTGATGGAAGCGGCCTCGCTGGATGGTGCGAACGGCTTCCGCCGCTTCATCAGCATGTCCGTCCCGCTGCTCTCCCCCACCACCTTCTTCCTGCTGATCACCACGATGCTCAGCTCCTTGCAGGCCTTCGACCTGATCCGGATCATGACCCCGCTGGGCAACGGCACGTCCACCCTGATTTACGAGGCGTATCTGCAGGCGTTCGGCGCCTACAACCGGGCAGGATACTCGGCGTCGATCTCCGTGGTCCTTTTCGCCATCCTGCTTATCATCACCGTGCTGCAACTGCGGTTCGTCGAACGGAAGGTGCACTACTCGTGA
- a CDS encoding carbohydrate ABC transporter permease: MSTLSPVSPDPAAGTGYAPDGGPEVPLQRNRPFSRANLVQTIAGGYVPLILATLVVVVPLLWMLLSSFKQPGEIVTTDLKILPESLNLDNYRTAMTTVPFGQFFLNSLIVTTVGSTVKVILAILTAYALVFVRFPFKNVIFVVILVALMVPPQVSILPNYILIAGIGGKNTLWGIILPGLGTAFGTFLLRQHFMTLPASILEAAEIDGAGHWRRLWQVVAPVSLPSIATVALVTVVSEWNDYIWPLIITDRPETMTLPVGLTLLQNSEGNGAGWGILMAGAMLVIVPILLVFAALQRYIVAGLTQGSVTG, from the coding sequence GTGAGCACTCTCTCCCCTGTCAGTCCCGACCCCGCCGCAGGCACCGGGTACGCTCCCGACGGCGGTCCGGAGGTCCCGCTGCAGCGCAACCGGCCGTTCTCCCGCGCCAACCTGGTCCAGACCATCGCAGGCGGCTACGTCCCGCTGATCCTCGCCACCCTCGTGGTGGTCGTGCCCCTGCTGTGGATGCTGCTGAGCTCGTTCAAGCAGCCCGGCGAGATCGTCACCACGGATCTGAAGATCCTGCCGGAGAGCCTCAACCTCGACAACTACCGCACCGCCATGACCACCGTGCCTTTCGGCCAGTTCTTCCTGAACAGCCTGATCGTCACCACCGTCGGCTCCACCGTGAAAGTCATCCTCGCCATCCTGACGGCGTACGCACTGGTCTTTGTGCGCTTCCCGTTCAAGAACGTCATCTTCGTGGTGATCCTCGTGGCCCTCATGGTGCCGCCCCAGGTATCGATCCTGCCGAACTACATCCTGATCGCGGGCATCGGCGGGAAAAACACGCTCTGGGGCATCATTCTTCCGGGCCTGGGCACGGCCTTCGGCACCTTCCTGCTGCGGCAGCACTTCATGACCCTGCCCGCCTCCATCCTGGAAGCCGCCGAGATCGACGGCGCCGGGCACTGGCGCCGCCTCTGGCAGGTTGTCGCGCCGGTGTCCCTGCCGTCCATTGCCACCGTGGCCCTCGTGACGGTGGTCAGCGAGTGGAACGACTACATCTGGCCGCTAATCATCACCGACCGTCCCGAAACCATGACCCTGCCGGTCGGCCTGACCCTGCTGCAGAACTCCGAAGGAAACGGCGCCGGCTGGGGCATCCTGATGGCCGGCGCAATGCTGGTGATCGTTCCGATTCTCCTGGTCTTCGCCGCCTTGCAGCGCTACATCGTCGCTGGCCTCACCCAGGGCAGCGTCACCGGATAA
- a CDS encoding P1 family peptidase, whose product MTAITDVPGIRVGHASRTGEGWLSGVTVVLPPPGTVGSVDVRGGGPGTHETDALDPTTLSAAVDAVVLTGGSAFGLATAHGAQRWCEEQGRGFAVPGGVVPIVPAAAIFDLGRGGDFAARPDEAMGYAATADAATRKDGHDVERGNVGAGTGAAIGRGQFKGGIGTASITLNNISADGPVVVGAIAVVNALGLPFDASTATADQSAEPERAAQPEPGSVRLSEERASTRRVSDAPPAEPDPPPLNTTLIVVATNAILDKAECKRTASAAHAGLARALNPSHTLADGDTVFALATGAVGLDRSTEAARQVSLITLQSAAADVVRLAILDGIAAAAAVETPAGRFRAYGDGVR is encoded by the coding sequence ATGACTGCGATTACGGACGTCCCCGGCATTCGCGTGGGCCATGCGTCCCGGACCGGGGAGGGGTGGCTGAGCGGCGTCACCGTGGTGCTCCCGCCGCCGGGCACGGTTGGCTCGGTTGATGTCCGGGGCGGCGGTCCCGGCACACACGAGACCGACGCGCTGGACCCCACCACGCTGAGCGCCGCCGTCGACGCCGTGGTCCTCACCGGCGGCAGTGCCTTTGGCCTGGCAACCGCCCACGGCGCCCAGCGCTGGTGCGAGGAGCAGGGCCGGGGCTTCGCCGTTCCCGGCGGCGTGGTGCCGATCGTTCCCGCGGCCGCCATTTTCGACCTGGGCCGCGGCGGGGACTTCGCCGCACGCCCCGATGAGGCCATGGGCTACGCGGCAACCGCCGACGCCGCCACCCGCAAGGACGGGCACGACGTCGAACGCGGCAACGTCGGCGCCGGCACGGGAGCGGCCATCGGCCGGGGCCAGTTCAAGGGCGGAATAGGGACTGCCTCGATCACTTTAAACAACATCTCCGCGGACGGCCCGGTGGTCGTCGGAGCGATAGCGGTAGTCAACGCCTTAGGACTGCCGTTCGACGCCTCGACCGCGACTGCCGATCAGAGCGCGGAACCGGAGCGGGCGGCACAGCCGGAACCCGGAAGCGTGCGTCTAAGCGAGGAACGAGCGAGCACGCGGAGGGTTTCGGATGCGCCGCCGGCCGAGCCAGATCCGCCGCCCCTCAACACGACCCTCATCGTCGTCGCCACCAATGCCATCCTGGACAAGGCCGAATGCAAACGCACGGCCTCGGCAGCGCACGCAGGCCTCGCCCGGGCCCTGAACCCCAGCCACACGCTGGCCGACGGCGATACGGTGTTCGCGCTGGCCACGGGCGCCGTCGGGCTGGACCGGAGTACCGAAGCAGCGCGGCAGGTGAGCCTGATTACGCTGCAGAGCGCGGCGGCCGACGTCGTCCGGCTGGCCATTCTGGACGGGATCGCGGCGGCGGCGGCAGTGGAGACGCCGGCGGGGCGATTTCGTGCATACGGGGACGGAGTGCGCTAG
- the rpsK gene encoding 30S ribosomal protein S11 produces MPPKTRGAVRKPRKKDKKNIALGQAHIKSTFNNTIVSITDPNGAVISWASSGEVGFKGSRKSTPFAAQMAAEAAAKRAQEHGMRKVDVFVKGPGSGRETAIRSLQAAGLEVGSIQDVTPSAHNGCRPPKRRRV; encoded by the coding sequence ATGCCCCCGAAGACTCGTGGCGCGGTTCGCAAGCCGCGTAAGAAGGACAAGAAGAATATCGCGCTGGGCCAGGCGCACATCAAGAGCACCTTTAACAACACCATCGTTTCCATCACGGACCCGAACGGTGCTGTCATCTCCTGGGCTTCGTCCGGTGAGGTTGGCTTCAAGGGCTCCCGTAAGTCCACCCCGTTCGCAGCCCAGATGGCCGCCGAAGCCGCCGCGAAGCGTGCGCAGGAGCACGGCATGCGCAAGGTTGACGTATTCGTCAAGGGACCGGGATCCGGACGCGAGACCGCCATCCGTTCACTGCAGGCCGCTGGCCTCGAGGTTGGATCCATCCAGGATGTAACCCCCAGCGCGCACAACGGCTGCCGCCCGCCGAAGCGCCGCCGCGTCTAA
- a CDS encoding Hpt domain-containing protein, translating to MSLLAACPDDGKTGPLAAGDAPAGGAITAAPDSGAAPLVDPTALQDLGEQLNSAAVAKGFARDYAQMWDQRYDALATSLDRRDQAAALDAVLSLKTSSSMVGGLRLAELAAELEEVIRAGSLAQAASRLDDVAARGNATVDELQFSYILWDR from the coding sequence ATGTCTCTTTTAGCTGCCTGCCCCGACGACGGGAAAACGGGCCCCCTGGCCGCCGGTGATGCCCCCGCCGGCGGAGCCATAACGGCGGCACCGGATTCCGGCGCGGCGCCGCTGGTGGACCCGACCGCCCTGCAGGACCTGGGCGAGCAGCTGAACAGTGCCGCCGTCGCCAAGGGCTTCGCCCGCGACTACGCGCAGATGTGGGACCAGCGCTACGACGCCCTGGCCACCTCCCTGGACCGCCGCGACCAGGCAGCGGCGCTGGACGCCGTGCTCAGCCTCAAGACGTCCTCGTCGATGGTCGGGGGCCTGCGCCTGGCCGAGCTCGCTGCCGAGCTTGAAGAAGTCATCCGGGCGGGCAGCCTGGCGCAGGCAGCGTCCCGTCTGGACGACGTCGCCGCGCGCGGCAACGCAACTGTGGACGAGCTCCAGTTCAGCTACATTCTCTGGGACCGCTAG
- the rpsM gene encoding 30S ribosomal protein S13 — protein sequence MARLAGVDIPREKRLEIALTYIYGVGKTRAHETLAATGISADVRVKDLTDAELVQLRDYIEGNYKVEGDLRREVAADIRRKVEIGSYEGLRHRKGLPVRGQRTKTNARTRKGPKRTVAGKKKAGR from the coding sequence ATGGCTCGTCTCGCTGGCGTAGACATTCCCCGCGAAAAGCGGTTGGAAATTGCGCTTACTTACATCTACGGCGTGGGCAAGACCCGTGCACACGAAACCCTGGCTGCCACCGGCATCAGCGCTGACGTTCGGGTCAAGGACCTGACCGACGCTGAGCTGGTCCAGCTGCGTGACTACATTGAAGGCAACTACAAGGTTGAGGGTGACCTTCGCCGCGAGGTAGCCGCCGACATCCGCCGCAAGGTTGAGATCGGCAGCTACGAAGGCCTGCGTCACCGCAAGGGCCTGCCCGTACGCGGTCAGCGTACGAAGACCAACGCCCGTACCCGCAAGGGTCCGAAGCGTACCGTCGCCGGCAAGAAGAAGGCCGGACGCTAA
- a CDS encoding type II secretion system F family protein yields the protein MSPLILSSLLLICCPLAYLAWSFLSVDRKSQRAIRDMLSLGSGPAESAGPHQAALLERLGHRLTPAAYVRKLDRLLSLAGRPASLPLGRVLAAKPLLGLVGALLGLWLASTPAPVLKLVGLFVMLLGYFIPDLLLYSKGQERQKIMQLELANTLDQMLISVEAGLGFEGAMARAGENGKGPLAEELVRTLQDMQVGRSRRESYQALAERTNIPELRSFVQAVVQADTYGIAISRVLRIQAKVMRVKRRQRAEEKAMKLPVTILFPLLFFIFPVLFIAILGPAVINAIETFSGH from the coding sequence ATGAGTCCCCTGATCCTTAGCTCACTACTGCTGATCTGCTGTCCGTTGGCCTACCTGGCGTGGTCGTTCCTGTCCGTGGACCGGAAATCCCAGCGCGCCATCCGGGACATGCTCTCGCTGGGCTCCGGGCCGGCCGAGTCAGCCGGACCGCACCAGGCGGCGCTGCTGGAGCGGCTTGGCCACCGGCTGACGCCCGCGGCCTACGTCCGGAAACTTGACCGGCTGCTCTCCCTGGCCGGCCGCCCGGCCTCGCTCCCGTTGGGGCGCGTCCTGGCGGCCAAACCGCTGCTTGGACTGGTTGGCGCCCTCCTGGGCCTGTGGCTCGCCAGCACGCCGGCGCCGGTCCTGAAGCTGGTCGGGCTGTTCGTGATGCTGCTGGGCTACTTCATCCCGGACCTGCTCCTGTACAGCAAGGGCCAGGAGCGCCAGAAGATCATGCAACTGGAACTGGCCAACACGCTGGACCAGATGCTCATCTCGGTAGAGGCCGGACTCGGCTTCGAAGGCGCCATGGCCCGGGCCGGGGAAAACGGCAAGGGCCCGCTCGCCGAGGAACTGGTCCGCACCCTCCAGGACATGCAGGTGGGGCGCAGCCGCCGCGAGTCATACCAGGCCCTGGCGGAGCGGACCAACATCCCTGAGCTGCGCAGCTTCGTCCAGGCCGTGGTGCAGGCCGACACCTACGGCATTGCGATCAGCCGGGTACTCCGGATCCAGGCCAAGGTGATGCGCGTCAAGCGCCGCCAGCGGGCCGAGGAGAAGGCCATGAAACTGCCGGTCACCATTCTGTTCCCGCTGCTGTTCTTCATTTTTCCGGTGCTCTTTATCGCCATCCTGGGACCCGCCGTGATCAACGCCATCGAGACTTTCAGTGGCCACTGA
- a CDS encoding response regulator transcription factor yields MTDLGVAVVVEDDADVRNLVEAVLRQAGFEVHSAAEGREGVEVVRHREANVVTLDVGLPDIDGYEVLRRIRQFSDAYIVMLTARTDELDTLTALHTGADDFLTKPFRPRELRARVAAMMRRPRHDGQGVVTLAAARPAVAPEVSDNVLRHNGLALNPEMRSVTVDGEPLALTRSEFDLLQALLRGAGAVKSKTELVRVVRGEYYRADAYISESDERAVEVHIGNLRRKLREDPVQPRWLQTVRGVGYRLAPARS; encoded by the coding sequence ATGACTGACCTTGGGGTGGCCGTCGTTGTTGAGGACGACGCGGATGTGCGCAACCTCGTGGAGGCCGTGCTCCGGCAGGCGGGCTTCGAGGTGCATTCGGCCGCCGAGGGCCGGGAGGGTGTCGAGGTTGTCCGTCACCGGGAAGCGAATGTGGTCACGCTGGACGTTGGCCTGCCCGATATCGACGGCTATGAGGTGCTGCGCCGGATCCGGCAGTTCAGCGACGCGTACATTGTGATGCTGACCGCCCGGACCGATGAACTCGACACGCTGACGGCGCTGCACACCGGAGCCGACGACTTCCTGACCAAGCCCTTCCGGCCCCGTGAGCTGCGTGCCCGGGTGGCGGCGATGATGCGCCGCCCGCGGCACGACGGCCAGGGCGTGGTGACCCTGGCCGCGGCGCGGCCCGCCGTCGCTCCTGAGGTTTCCGACAACGTGCTGCGGCACAACGGCCTGGCCCTGAACCCGGAGATGCGCTCGGTGACGGTGGACGGGGAGCCGCTCGCCCTGACCCGCAGCGAGTTCGACCTCCTGCAGGCGCTCCTGCGGGGTGCCGGCGCCGTGAAGTCCAAGACCGAGCTGGTGCGCGTGGTGCGCGGGGAGTACTACCGGGCCGATGCCTACATCAGCGAGTCCGATGAACGGGCCGTTGAGGTGCACATCGGCAACCTGCGCCGGAAACTCCGGGAAGATCCGGTGCAGCCGCGGTGGCTCCAGACGGTGCGCGGCGTGGGCTACCGGCTGGCGCCTGCCCGTTCCTAG
- the infA gene encoding translation initiation factor IF-1, with product MAKKDGVIEIEGVVTEALPNAMFRVELTNKHIVLAHISGKMRQHYIRILPEDRVVVELSPYDLTRGRIVYRYK from the coding sequence ATGGCCAAGAAGGACGGGGTCATTGAGATCGAGGGCGTTGTGACTGAGGCGCTGCCTAACGCGATGTTTCGCGTTGAGCTCACCAACAAGCACATCGTTCTGGCACACATCTCTGGAAAGATGCGTCAGCACTACATCAGGATTCTCCCTGAGGACCGGGTAGTGGTGGAGCTGAGCCCGTACGACCTGACACGTGGTCGTATCGTCTACCGCTACAAGTAA
- the rpmJ gene encoding 50S ribosomal protein L36, whose product MKVKPSVKQICEKCKVIRRNGRVMVICENPRHKQRQG is encoded by the coding sequence ATGAAGGTCAAGCCGAGCGTCAAGCAGATCTGCGAAAAGTGCAAAGTGATCCGCCGTAATGGCCGGGTCATGGTGATCTGCGAGAACCCGCGCCACAAGCAGCGCCAGGGCTAA
- a CDS encoding cell wall metabolism sensor histidine kinase WalK: MSERRLVRSVGVDRHFGALHPRARVLASQLPLTVLLAAGVAAAPAAWNLHLASAWGQAALALHAALFLACLLVPWQRFGPLASLVIPVLDLAAIGLSRVAAAEELPGLGVLSVLPVVWISASRLAPAAIVSLSFFGPLLAGVPWFFAGGVDDSPGRIATVSLLALMTLAVSLAMQFARAQLRRQQRRVESKEAELQALLAESRERERLLNTILDTVDVGIVAIGADGRRLLTNSWQARLEASAAPPSGAGPADPEWEEQLLLTGRDQSTPIPPGRRPLRRALAGESFADHLVCFGEAPGSRVVSTGAGPLKNDDGEFRGAVVVYNEVTGLVNALAAKEDVVATVSHEFRTPLTSIIGNLDLVLGEDLPLPVLRRIEVAQRNAERLLALVSDLLMSANSAVQVHPRKTDLAGLVEASLGSAQAHAQASRVSLGMDVPAPLWANVDPLRIGQALDNLVSNAIKYSPDGGAVTVSARTEGGRVLLQVADSGIGMTAADAARVFTRFFRSPAVRDGSIPGAGLGLSITKAIVEGHGGSITCSTFPGRGSTFTVELPADGHPAAF; the protein is encoded by the coding sequence TTGAGTGAACGGCGGCTGGTCCGTAGCGTGGGCGTCGACCGGCACTTCGGCGCCCTGCATCCGCGCGCCCGCGTGCTGGCAAGCCAACTGCCCCTCACCGTACTGCTGGCCGCCGGCGTCGCCGCTGCGCCGGCCGCTTGGAACCTCCATCTCGCCAGCGCCTGGGGCCAGGCCGCCCTGGCCCTCCATGCAGCGCTTTTCCTTGCCTGCCTCCTCGTGCCGTGGCAACGGTTCGGGCCGCTGGCTTCCCTCGTAATTCCGGTCCTGGACCTGGCCGCGATCGGGCTGAGCCGGGTCGCTGCCGCAGAGGAGCTCCCGGGCCTCGGGGTGCTCTCCGTGCTGCCTGTCGTCTGGATCTCCGCTTCGCGGCTCGCGCCCGCCGCCATTGTCTCCCTCAGCTTCTTCGGGCCGCTGCTCGCAGGCGTGCCCTGGTTCTTCGCCGGCGGTGTCGACGACAGTCCGGGGCGCATCGCCACGGTGTCGCTTCTGGCCCTGATGACCCTCGCCGTCTCGCTGGCCATGCAGTTCGCCAGGGCGCAGTTGCGCCGCCAGCAGCGCAGAGTCGAGTCCAAGGAGGCGGAGCTCCAGGCCCTCCTGGCGGAAAGCAGGGAGCGTGAACGGCTCCTGAACACCATCCTGGACACCGTCGACGTCGGCATCGTGGCCATCGGGGCGGACGGACGGCGGTTGCTGACCAACAGCTGGCAGGCCCGGCTGGAGGCGTCCGCGGCGCCGCCCAGTGGCGCCGGCCCCGCGGACCCGGAATGGGAAGAGCAGCTCCTGCTGACGGGCCGGGACCAGTCCACGCCAATCCCGCCCGGACGGCGACCGCTGCGTCGGGCGCTGGCCGGTGAATCCTTCGCGGACCACCTGGTCTGCTTTGGGGAGGCGCCCGGCAGCCGCGTGGTGTCCACCGGGGCCGGTCCGCTGAAGAACGACGACGGCGAGTTCCGCGGCGCCGTCGTCGTCTACAACGAGGTGACCGGACTGGTGAACGCCCTGGCGGCCAAGGAGGACGTGGTCGCCACCGTCTCGCACGAATTCCGGACCCCGCTGACGTCGATCATCGGCAACCTGGACCTGGTGCTGGGCGAGGATTTGCCCCTGCCGGTGCTGCGACGGATCGAGGTCGCGCAGCGCAACGCCGAGCGTTTGCTCGCGCTGGTCTCGGACCTGCTGATGTCCGCCAACTCCGCGGTCCAGGTCCACCCGCGGAAGACCGACCTGGCCGGCCTCGTGGAGGCGAGCCTGGGCTCCGCACAGGCCCACGCTCAGGCCTCCCGGGTCTCGCTGGGGATGGACGTTCCGGCCCCGCTGTGGGCAAATGTGGACCCGCTGCGCATCGGCCAGGCGCTGGACAACCTCGTCTCCAACGCCATCAAATATTCACCGGACGGCGGGGCCGTGACGGTCTCGGCCCGGACCGAGGGCGGCCGGGTGCTGTTGCAGGTGGCGGACAGCGGCATCGGAATGACCGCCGCCGACGCAGCCAGGGTATTCACCCGCTTCTTCCGGAGCCCGGCTGTGCGGGACGGGTCGATCCCCGGGGCCGGACTCGGACTGTCCATCACCAAGGCGATTGTGGAAGGGCACGGCGGCTCGATCACGTGCAGCACCTTCCCCGGCCGCGGCAGCACGTTTACCGTGGAGCTCCCGGCGGACGGCCACCCGGCGGCTTTCTAG
- a CDS encoding tRNA pseudouridine(38-40) synthase TruA, with the protein MNELKPAAPVLGGGGFLRIRLDLSYDGGPFNGWALQPGLRTVQGVLEEALALLIRRPVRVTVAGRTDAGVHARGQVVHLDLSEAEWRGLNRGAEVDPSAALLRRLRGALSRGLGELSGAIEVHHAALAPAGFDARFSALWRRYSYRIADGPARWDPLGRYSTLWHKQRLDTALLNEGAARLLGLQDFRSYCKPREGATTIRELQRFEFTRGADGVIVATVQADAFCHNMVRSLVGSALYVGAGEEQPGWLYERLIARQRDARSVLAAPHPLVLEEVAYPSPSGLLARAELTRARRE; encoded by the coding sequence ATGAACGAGCTCAAACCCGCTGCCCCCGTTTTGGGGGGCGGCGGGTTTTTGCGTATCCGGCTGGACCTTTCCTACGACGGCGGGCCGTTCAACGGCTGGGCGTTGCAGCCCGGGCTCCGAACCGTGCAGGGTGTGCTGGAGGAGGCCCTCGCGCTGCTGATCCGCCGCCCGGTCCGGGTCACCGTGGCAGGCCGCACTGACGCAGGGGTGCATGCCAGGGGGCAGGTGGTGCATCTGGACCTGAGCGAGGCTGAGTGGCGCGGGCTGAACCGCGGTGCCGAAGTCGACCCATCGGCCGCCCTGTTGCGGCGGCTCCGCGGTGCACTGAGCCGTGGGCTGGGCGAACTCAGCGGGGCCATCGAGGTGCACCACGCCGCACTCGCCCCGGCTGGCTTCGACGCACGGTTCTCGGCGCTCTGGCGGCGCTACAGCTACCGGATCGCTGACGGCCCGGCCCGCTGGGATCCGCTGGGCCGGTACTCGACGCTCTGGCACAAGCAGCGCCTCGACACGGCGCTGCTCAACGAGGGCGCCGCCCGGCTCCTGGGCCTGCAGGACTTCCGCTCCTACTGCAAGCCCCGCGAGGGCGCCACGACCATCCGGGAACTGCAGCGTTTTGAGTTCACCCGCGGCGCCGACGGCGTTATTGTCGCCACCGTCCAGGCAGACGCCTTCTGCCACAACATGGTCCGCTCACTCGTGGGATCCGCGCTCTATGTGGGGGCCGGGGAGGAACAGCCCGGCTGGCTGTACGAGCGACTGATCGCCCGGCAGCGCGACGCGCGGTCCGTCCTCGCGGCCCCGCACCCGCTCGTGCTGGAAGAGGTGGCCTACCCGTCGCCCAGCGGGCTATTGGCCCGGGCCGAGCTGACACGCGCCCGGCGCGAGTAG
- a CDS encoding DNA-directed RNA polymerase subunit alpha — MLIAQRPTLSEEVVSDNRSRFIIEPLEPGFGYTLGNSLRRTLLSSIPGASVTSIRIDGVLHEFTTVPGVKEDVTEIILNIKNLSVSSEHDEPVVAYLRKQGPGVVTAADIAPPAGVEFHNPDLHIATLNSKGKFELELTIERGRGYVSAAQNKSGDSEIGRIPVDSIYSPVLKVTFRVEATRVEQRTDFDKLIVDVETKQAIAPRDAVASAGTTLVELFGLARELNTAAEGIEIGPSPTDAALAADMALPIEDLDLTVRSYNCLKREGIHTVGELVARSEADLMDIRNFGAKSIDEVKAKLVELGLSLKDSPPGFDLAARAAAIEEDDAAFSDDEL, encoded by the coding sequence GTGCTCATTGCACAGCGCCCCACCCTCTCCGAAGAGGTCGTCTCCGATAACCGCTCCCGTTTCATCATTGAACCGCTGGAGCCGGGCTTCGGTTACACCCTCGGAAACTCCCTCCGCCGTACCCTGCTCTCCTCCATCCCCGGTGCCTCTGTAACGAGCATCCGGATCGATGGCGTGCTGCACGAGTTCACCACGGTTCCGGGTGTCAAGGAAGATGTCACCGAGATCATCCTGAACATCAAGAACCTGTCGGTCTCCTCCGAGCACGACGAGCCGGTTGTTGCTTACCTGCGCAAGCAGGGCCCGGGAGTCGTCACCGCCGCGGACATCGCTCCGCCGGCCGGCGTCGAATTCCACAACCCGGATCTGCACATTGCCACGCTGAACTCGAAGGGTAAGTTCGAGCTCGAACTGACCATCGAGCGCGGCCGCGGCTACGTTTCGGCAGCTCAGAACAAGTCCGGCGACTCCGAGATCGGCCGCATCCCGGTCGACTCGATCTACTCGCCGGTGCTGAAGGTTACTTTCCGCGTGGAAGCTACCCGTGTTGAGCAGCGCACCGACTTCGACAAGCTGATTGTCGACGTCGAGACCAAGCAGGCCATCGCCCCGCGCGATGCGGTTGCTTCGGCCGGTACCACCCTGGTGGAACTGTTCGGTCTGGCCCGCGAGCTGAACACCGCAGCTGAAGGTATCGAGATTGGCCCGTCGCCGACGGATGCTGCCCTGGCAGCAGACATGGCTCTGCCGATCGAGGATCTGGACCTCACCGTCCGTTCCTACAACTGCCTCAAGCGTGAGGGCATCCACACCGTGGGTGAACTCGTTGCCCGCTCCGAGGCTGACCTGATGGACATCCGTAACTTCGGTGCGAAGTCCATTGATGAGGTCAAGGCGAAGCTCGTTGAACTGGGTCTGTCCCTCAAGGACTCCCCTCCCGGTTTCGATCTCGCAGCCCGCGCCGCAGCCATCGAAGAGGACGACGCCGCTTTCAGCGACGACGAGCTCTAA